The proteins below are encoded in one region of Hordeum vulgare subsp. vulgare chromosome 3H, MorexV3_pseudomolecules_assembly, whole genome shotgun sequence:
- the LOC123443919 gene encoding kinesin-like protein KIN-13B isoform X2: protein MYDGAEKFGYANGGGFEDSDMSFGTDKQMSKSAVFAESNYLKAFPEKEKAAPVAKIKVVVRKRPLNKKEISKKEEDIIDIEQNSLTVHETKLKVDLTEYVEKHGFVFDAVLDEDVSNDEVYRETVEPVVPAIFNRTKATCFAYGQTGSGKTYTMRPLPLKASQDILRLMHHTYRNQGFQLFFSFFEIYGGKLYDLLNERSKLCMREDGKQKVCIVGLQEYRVSDLETIKELIERGNATRSTGTTGANEESSRSHAILQLAIKRRVDGNESKPPRLAGKLSFIDLAGSERGADTNENDKQTRIEGAEINKSLLALKECIRALDNDQNHIPFRGSKLTEVLRDSFIGDSRTVMISCISPSSGSCEHTLNTLRYADRVKSLSKGSNSKKDVPLAAAPLRESSPSPLAPVVPSFSPAEVMNDITERGKFGWPKQQYAKEQPSPSYVDRMPKGREDTEFSSANTGYFNEQRNRGTAATGIAVVPGTLYQQGRKQAQKGRDPASENNMRNSVAYPIRSAVPDEDDHLNDLLQEEEDLVSVHRKQVEETLDIIKEEMNLLIEADQPGNQLDDYVTRLSGILSQKAAGIVDLQDRLAQFQRRLNENSVLLYSECP, encoded by the exons ATGTATGATGGTGCTGAAAAGTTTGGTTATGCCAATGGAGGAGGCTTTGAAGATTCGGATATGAGCTTCGGTACAGACAAGCAGATGAGCAAGTCTGCTGTTTTTGCTGAAAGTAACTACCTCAAGGCCTTCCCTGAAAAAGAGAAGGCAGCACCTGTTGCCAAAATCAAAGTGGTG GTGCGCAAAAGACCTCTGAACAAAAAGGAGATATCGAAGAAAGAAGAAGATATCATAGACATTGAACAAAATTCTTTGACTGTCCATGAGACTAAACTTAAG GTTGACCTCACTGAGTATGTTGAAAAGCATGGATTTGTGTTCGACGCTGTTTTGGATGAGGACGTTTCAAATGATGAG GTTTATCGTGAAACAGTGGAACCGGTGGTTCCTGCTATTTTTAATCGTACAAAGGCAACTTGTTTTGCATATGGACAAACCG GTAGTGGAAAAACCTACACCATGAGACCACTTCCTctaaaggcatcccaagacatttTGAGACTAATGCACCATACATATCGTAATCAGGGGTTTCAGTTATTTTTTAGTTTCTTTGAGATCTATGGAGGAAAATTATATGATCTGCTTAATGAAAGGAG TAAACTTTGCATGAGAGAAGATGGAAAACAGAAAGTTTGCATTGTTGGTTTACAAGAGTACAGGGTGTCTGATCTTGAAACTATCAAGGAGTTGATTGAGAGAGGTAATGCCACCAGAAGTACTGGTACAACTGGTGCAAATGAGGAGTCATCACGATCTCATGCCATTCTTCAGCTTGCTATCAAACGGCGTGTTGATGGCAATGAGTCTAAGCCACCCAGATTGGCTGGCaagttgtcgtttattgacctggCTGGCAGTGAGCGTGGTGCTGATACAAATGAAAATGATAAACAAACAAG AATTGAGGGTGCTGAGATCAATAAAAGTTTGCTTGCTTTAAAGGAATGCATCAGAGCACTTGATAATGATCAGAATCATATTCCCTTCCGTGGTAGCAAGTTGACTGAAGTTTTGCGAGATTCATTCATTGGAGACTCGCGCACTGTCATGATATCATGCATTTCCCCTAGTTCTGGCTCTTGTGAACATACACTGAACACATTGAGATATGCTGATAG AGTGAAGAGTCTGTCAAAAGGAAGCAACAGCAAGAAAGATGTGCCTTTGGCTGCTGCACCTTTACGAGAGTCGAGTCCTTCGCCATTGGCTCCGGTTGTACCCTCTTTCTCTCCAGCCGAGGTAATGAATGATATCACTGAAAGGGGTAAGTTTGGTTGGCCCAAGCAGCAGTATGCCAAAGAACAGCCATCGCCATCGTATGTGGATAGAATGCCCAAGGGTAGGGAAGACACTGAGTTCAGTTCGGCGAATACTGGTTATTTCAACGAACAAAGGAACAGAGGTACTGCAGCAACAGGCATAGCCGTTGTACCAGGTACACTGTACCAGCAGGGAAGGAAACAGGCACAGAAGGGTAGAGATCCGGCTtccgagaataatatgagaaattCTGTTGCTTACCCAATTAGAAGTGCTGTGCCAGACGAAGATGACCATCTGAATGACCTCCTTCAG GAAGAGGAAGATTTAGTTAGTGTTCACAGAAAGCAGGTGGAAGAGACCCTGGACATAATTAAAGAG GAGATGAACTTACTAATAGAAGCAGATCAGCCTGGCAACCAACTGGACGACTACGTTACAAGACTAAGCGGTATCCTCTCACAGAAAGCTGCTGGAATTGTGGATTTACAAGATCGTCTGGCACAGTTCCAGAGGCGCTTAAACGAGAATAGCGTGCTGCTATATTCCGAGTGCCCTTGA
- the LOC123443919 gene encoding kinesin-like protein KIN-13B isoform X1 gives MNASGRRRYTSEQLLFDVPSNAGTAGGAGRWTQRGGLRRGDGEIFVSVDPATPARLRGGDAAAGESPGQRHQLSPGLLDLHAFDTELIPDFQVQGMYDGAEKFGYANGGGFEDSDMSFGTDKQMSKSAVFAESNYLKAFPEKEKAAPVAKIKVVVRKRPLNKKEISKKEEDIIDIEQNSLTVHETKLKVDLTEYVEKHGFVFDAVLDEDVSNDEVYRETVEPVVPAIFNRTKATCFAYGQTGSGKTYTMRPLPLKASQDILRLMHHTYRNQGFQLFFSFFEIYGGKLYDLLNERSKLCMREDGKQKVCIVGLQEYRVSDLETIKELIERGNATRSTGTTGANEESSRSHAILQLAIKRRVDGNESKPPRLAGKLSFIDLAGSERGADTNENDKQTRIEGAEINKSLLALKECIRALDNDQNHIPFRGSKLTEVLRDSFIGDSRTVMISCISPSSGSCEHTLNTLRYADRVKSLSKGSNSKKDVPLAAAPLRESSPSPLAPVVPSFSPAEVMNDITERGKFGWPKQQYAKEQPSPSYVDRMPKGREDTEFSSANTGYFNEQRNRGTAATGIAVVPGTLYQQGRKQAQKGRDPASENNMRNSVAYPIRSAVPDEDDHLNDLLQEEEDLVSVHRKQVEETLDIIKEEMNLLIEADQPGNQLDDYVTRLSGILSQKAAGIVDLQDRLAQFQRRLNENSVLLYSECP, from the exons ATGAACGCGAGCGGGCGCCGGCGCTACACCTCGGAGCAGCTCCTCTTCGATGTCCCCTCCAATGCCGGGACGGCTGGCGGTGCCGGCAGGTGGACCCAG CGCGGCGGCCTGCGCCGCGGGGACGGGGAGATCTTCGTGTCGGTGGACCCAGCGACGCCGGCACGGCTTCGCGGAGGGGACGCGGCGGCTGGGGAGTCTCCGGGGCAGAGGCACCAGCTCAGCCCCGGGCTGCTCGATCTCCATGCCTTTGATACCGAGCTTATCCCCGAT TTTCAAGTACAAGGAATGTATGATGGTGCTGAAAAGTTTGGTTATGCCAATGGAGGAGGCTTTGAAGATTCGGATATGAGCTTCGGTACAGACAAGCAGATGAGCAAGTCTGCTGTTTTTGCTGAAAGTAACTACCTCAAGGCCTTCCCTGAAAAAGAGAAGGCAGCACCTGTTGCCAAAATCAAAGTGGTG GTGCGCAAAAGACCTCTGAACAAAAAGGAGATATCGAAGAAAGAAGAAGATATCATAGACATTGAACAAAATTCTTTGACTGTCCATGAGACTAAACTTAAG GTTGACCTCACTGAGTATGTTGAAAAGCATGGATTTGTGTTCGACGCTGTTTTGGATGAGGACGTTTCAAATGATGAG GTTTATCGTGAAACAGTGGAACCGGTGGTTCCTGCTATTTTTAATCGTACAAAGGCAACTTGTTTTGCATATGGACAAACCG GTAGTGGAAAAACCTACACCATGAGACCACTTCCTctaaaggcatcccaagacatttTGAGACTAATGCACCATACATATCGTAATCAGGGGTTTCAGTTATTTTTTAGTTTCTTTGAGATCTATGGAGGAAAATTATATGATCTGCTTAATGAAAGGAG TAAACTTTGCATGAGAGAAGATGGAAAACAGAAAGTTTGCATTGTTGGTTTACAAGAGTACAGGGTGTCTGATCTTGAAACTATCAAGGAGTTGATTGAGAGAGGTAATGCCACCAGAAGTACTGGTACAACTGGTGCAAATGAGGAGTCATCACGATCTCATGCCATTCTTCAGCTTGCTATCAAACGGCGTGTTGATGGCAATGAGTCTAAGCCACCCAGATTGGCTGGCaagttgtcgtttattgacctggCTGGCAGTGAGCGTGGTGCTGATACAAATGAAAATGATAAACAAACAAG AATTGAGGGTGCTGAGATCAATAAAAGTTTGCTTGCTTTAAAGGAATGCATCAGAGCACTTGATAATGATCAGAATCATATTCCCTTCCGTGGTAGCAAGTTGACTGAAGTTTTGCGAGATTCATTCATTGGAGACTCGCGCACTGTCATGATATCATGCATTTCCCCTAGTTCTGGCTCTTGTGAACATACACTGAACACATTGAGATATGCTGATAG AGTGAAGAGTCTGTCAAAAGGAAGCAACAGCAAGAAAGATGTGCCTTTGGCTGCTGCACCTTTACGAGAGTCGAGTCCTTCGCCATTGGCTCCGGTTGTACCCTCTTTCTCTCCAGCCGAGGTAATGAATGATATCACTGAAAGGGGTAAGTTTGGTTGGCCCAAGCAGCAGTATGCCAAAGAACAGCCATCGCCATCGTATGTGGATAGAATGCCCAAGGGTAGGGAAGACACTGAGTTCAGTTCGGCGAATACTGGTTATTTCAACGAACAAAGGAACAGAGGTACTGCAGCAACAGGCATAGCCGTTGTACCAGGTACACTGTACCAGCAGGGAAGGAAACAGGCACAGAAGGGTAGAGATCCGGCTtccgagaataatatgagaaattCTGTTGCTTACCCAATTAGAAGTGCTGTGCCAGACGAAGATGACCATCTGAATGACCTCCTTCAG GAAGAGGAAGATTTAGTTAGTGTTCACAGAAAGCAGGTGGAAGAGACCCTGGACATAATTAAAGAG GAGATGAACTTACTAATAGAAGCAGATCAGCCTGGCAACCAACTGGACGACTACGTTACAAGACTAAGCGGTATCCTCTCACAGAAAGCTGCTGGAATTGTGGATTTACAAGATCGTCTGGCACAGTTCCAGAGGCGCTTAAACGAGAATAGCGTGCTGCTATATTCCGAGTGCCCTTGA